One genomic segment of Desulfocapsa sulfexigens DSM 10523 includes these proteins:
- a CDS encoding glycine cleavage system protein R gives MKNKQFVISVMSKDRPGIISDVTTVIYDLGGDLAGLNQSVLGGYFTMILMVEFPEGVTVETLMKTFSAIGTEPAIEAIIKEVDGVYMYDNRVLPGETYVVTAQGGNRKGLVKLLGDFFYARAINVLDLVTARRDELYTMIFQVDLSHIESMNKLRKELVLLAGKENLDVVLQHNDIYMATNEVGLPLDAIIGG, from the coding sequence GTGAAGAATAAACAATTTGTTATTTCGGTTATGTCTAAAGATCGCCCAGGAATAATATCCGATGTTACTACTGTGATTTATGATTTAGGAGGAGATTTGGCGGGCCTTAACCAATCTGTACTGGGAGGGTATTTTACTATGATACTAATGGTGGAGTTTCCTGAAGGGGTAACCGTTGAAACACTGATGAAAACGTTTTCAGCTATTGGTACTGAACCAGCCATTGAAGCCATCATAAAAGAAGTGGATGGTGTTTATATGTATGATAACAGGGTCTTACCTGGTGAAACCTATGTGGTAACGGCACAGGGGGGAAACCGAAAAGGATTGGTTAAGCTCCTGGGAGATTTTTTTTATGCACGAGCAATTAACGTTTTGGATTTGGTGACTGCGAGGCGTGATGAATTGTATACAATGATATTTCAGGTTGATTTAAGTCATATTGAGTCAATGAATAAATTGAGGAAGGAGTTGGTTTTACTTGCAGGCAAGGAAAATTTGGATGTCGTGTTACAGCACAATGATATTTACATGGCTACTAATGAAGTAGGATTGCCTCTTGACGCAATTATAGGAGGCTAA
- a CDS encoding PFL family protein: MLRSDQIMATVEMVQKENLDVRTVTMGINLLDCRVGTVKGTCEKVEEKIARCAEKFVVKCDEVSVKYGVPVINKRISVTPAALVGSGFKTNDFVQLAKSLDTAAENVGVDILGGFTAHVEKGMTNSDRAFIGAIPKALALTKRVCASINVGSSHKGINMDAVAMIGNTIKLLAEATADSGGFGAAKFVVFCNQPGDNPFMAGAIHGVEEADVVLNVGVSGPGVIARSLERTINRRGRDNMKLDDIAEEIKQITFRVTRCGELIGRQVSKELGVEFGVVDLSLAPTPKIGDSVGEILQILGVDDVGAPGTTAIVALLNDAVKKGGIFASKAVGGLSGAFVPVMEDAVLAEAVAKGALTIEKLESLTCVCSVGLDMVPIPGDVDAATISAIIADEMAIGMINNKTTAARLIPVPGKKAGEIVNFGGLFGTSPIMEVRNVNKSARFIAWGGRIPAPIHSFKN; the protein is encoded by the coding sequence ATGCTACGCTCAGACCAGATAATGGCTACGGTTGAAATGGTGCAGAAAGAGAACCTTGATGTAAGGACTGTGACCATGGGGATAAATCTTCTGGATTGCCGTGTAGGAACGGTAAAAGGTACATGTGAAAAGGTAGAGGAAAAGATTGCCAGGTGTGCGGAAAAATTTGTGGTAAAATGTGATGAGGTTTCTGTGAAATATGGCGTTCCTGTCATTAACAAGCGTATTTCGGTAACTCCGGCAGCGTTGGTTGGATCAGGCTTTAAAACCAATGATTTTGTGCAACTGGCAAAGAGTCTTGATACGGCCGCAGAAAATGTTGGTGTTGATATCTTAGGTGGTTTTACAGCACATGTTGAAAAAGGTATGACGAATAGCGATAGGGCTTTTATTGGAGCAATTCCTAAAGCCCTGGCTCTAACCAAAAGGGTTTGTGCTTCTATAAATGTTGGTTCCAGTCATAAGGGGATTAATATGGATGCTGTTGCAATGATAGGAAATACAATAAAACTGTTAGCGGAGGCGACGGCAGATAGTGGCGGTTTTGGCGCTGCGAAGTTTGTTGTTTTTTGTAATCAGCCTGGAGACAATCCATTTATGGCTGGTGCTATTCATGGTGTGGAGGAAGCTGATGTTGTTCTGAATGTTGGGGTTTCGGGTCCAGGGGTCATTGCCAGATCATTGGAAAGAACCATTAACAGGCGCGGAAGAGATAACATGAAGTTGGATGACATTGCAGAAGAAATCAAACAGATCACTTTCAGGGTAACAAGATGCGGTGAGTTGATTGGTCGACAGGTATCGAAGGAGTTAGGGGTAGAGTTTGGAGTGGTGGATCTGTCACTTGCTCCAACACCAAAGATAGGCGATTCGGTGGGCGAGATACTGCAGATACTTGGGGTAGATGATGTGGGGGCGCCAGGAACTACGGCAATTGTTGCGTTGTTAAATGATGCAGTAAAGAAAGGTGGGATTTTTGCATCAAAGGCCGTGGGGGGATTAAGTGGTGCCTTTGTTCCAGTGATGGAAGATGCAGTTCTGGCGGAGGCGGTTGCTAAAGGGGCTTTAACAATTGAAAAACTCGAATCTCTCACCTGTGTTTGTTCAGTGGGGCTTGATATGGTACCAATCCCAGGTGATGTTGATGCAGCAACGATTTCAGCAATAATTGCAGATGAAATGGCAATTGGAATGATAAATAATAAAACGACAGCGGCGAGACTTATTCCGGTCCCAGGCAAAAAGGCTGGTGAAATTGTGAATTTTGGGGGATTGTTTGGAACGAGCCCTATTATGGAAGTTAGAAATGTGAACAAATCAGCAAGGTTTATAGCGTGGGGGGGGAGGATCCCAGCACCTATTCATAGTTTTAAAAATTAG